Genomic segment of Ammospiza nelsoni isolate bAmmNel1 chromosome 2, bAmmNel1.pri, whole genome shotgun sequence:
GGATTAAAGTCATGCAAAAGAAGGCATGTATAGTAGATATGACAAAAGAAATTGGGTGATCTTCTAGCAACTAGGGCACAGATACTTCTTCATGTTCATATTTGAAGATGCAATtgttaaaaatggtgaaaatacTTAAGGGCAGCTTTGGTATGACTCAGATACATAAAAGAAAAGATTATTAGGCAACTTGCCTCCAACTGGGGTAACAAGATGGTTTCCAAACTGTAAATTTGTACAATAATAGCTAAAGGTAAACCAAAAGCTCTGATACTTTAAAGCTTCACAATTTTACTCAATATATTCAAAAGACAATTGCATTGATACAGTACTTCATGTTCTTTCCAAACACTTATACCTAGTGAGAGTTACCCTGGACCATCTCTTCTTGGAAGAGTCACATTTCTGATGAGTTTAAAGCCACATTTGGAAATGTATTAAATGCTTGCCTATTTTCAGGAGGATTTTACTGGTTGTCAGATATTAAATGGACCTGCTTTCTAAATTTACAATTTTACTACTATAAACACCACAATCTCTGACTGAGGAAAAATCCCTGCTgtcaaaaaaatcacatttttcagaAGCTGAATCCCTAGAGAGTTAAAGCTTATTTTCAATTAACTATGAGTATCTATTTCAAGATATATTCCTGTTTAATATCCCAGTTTTTATACCTAATATTATGTAATTATGTTTTTCAATCTACCATAATTTTAAGAAGTCTTCAGAATCCAGAgttcaaatatttcaaatgtttaTTATGAATCACATTCACAGTGCAATACAAATTACATTAAAAGCTACACAAGAAATGTACAAAGAATACATTAAACACGTACCATTCTGTAATGCAAAGAATTCCTGACTCTTAAGCTAGAAGTGTTCTTAACACCTGTTAGCAAGAAATGGAAATCAAAAGATAGATAAATAATTGGATTGAGAAACTCCTTCATTATTTAGggatattttattaaaaattcttgATGTCGGTAAACAGACCAtcattgttaaaaataaaaaagcaacacTGCTCTTTCCCAGCATGTAGAAAAGTTATTCTACTTTTTCAAGCCTAGAAGAATTTTCAATTAATCTTCCCGTCCTCCAGCAAACAGAGTCACAAAAGTCCATTTAGCACTTTGTTTCCAGGACAGGTTAATGATACAAAAAATAAGCTATAAACATACACGTAATCATGTGTCAGCATGTAACTTTGGAAATATTATATGTTAAAGTTTAGAGACCAAGATAGTCTGGTATATGTACTGCTAATACAAATCACACAACACCAGCTCTGAAGTACATTATACAATTTCAATGTACTGTCCATACCAAAATAATATTTACTGTACATATCTAGATTAATTCCTGTAAATGTTGACTGATTAGTTGTGCTAGTACTTTGGAGAGCAAGATAAAATTTTTAGCTGTTTTTACAGACCTCGCCTCACActtaccaaaacaaaaaagaaaacaacaaatttCTGGCAATCTAAATGCAAGTAAGCGGTAATTTCTGCTACCAGTTTAATTGTGGTGGTGGCTTGACTTTgtcaaataaaaacatttcaaagaagTGGCAATTTTCCTACCTCCAGTACACCAATGGTTTGGTTTATTCAGGACATATTCTTCCTTATTTAATCTATGGATAACTATAACAAGAAGTCCTAAGGACATATTCTTGAATTTAAACTAATGGCAAGCATTTGCCCAGTAGCAACAAAATAACAGTTCAGAACCTCTCTTGGGCATTACAGAATTATGAATTTCAGGAGAAGAGATTCTTTCATGTGCTAATTCAAAAAAAGATTAGAGATGTTTTTAGCCACCCACTTTGGAGCTCCAGAGCTGTGAAACTGATGAGTCAAGACTCATCTTCAGTTAAAATTTGCAAGATCTTCCCTTTTGATGGATGACCATAATGAGGAAATGGCTTTAGCACCTCAACACAGCCCCAATCCTTTCAATGAATTGTAAAGGCTAAGCAAACTGGCAAGCCATGTTTTAATTATGAAATTTGGTTTTGTGTGCCTGCATGCACAATTGGTTCAAGTATTACAGAGAGCTTGTAAACCTGGACTGAAGCTTTAAGTTCATGTAGAAAAATCAGTAAGGATGTAATACGCAAAAACAGATCAATCATGTATATAATACCATATAGATTTGCATTCTAATATGCATTATTTAGCAATAAGCATTATTTCTGCACACTAATCAAATGCATCTCCCAAAATGCTTGTGGTACCTCTTCAGTCTGTCTTTAGaattaatacaaaataaatcCTATGGCAGTGTGTAGCATTTTACAGCACTTTCTATATTACTTCTGCAAGCTAAAGCCTTCTTCTGGGGTCTAGCAAGGAAGAAGGGGTTTTTAATGCCATCAGAATCCTTCTCTGACTATTGGCTATGTCCCTTCTAGCAAACAACAATATGCCAGAGGTTTTATTGCTCAAGTGCAAAGAAACCTCAAATATACCCCACGTGTGAGCTGGCAATGCCAGAGGCAGGTGTATCACCAAAGAACCTGAGCAGACCTTAGAGCAGCTTCTGCAGGGCACTCATGCTCAGGATTCACCCTAAAGCAGAAAAGCCTGGCAAGTGCTCACTCACCAGAATGCTGTAGTGACACCTCTCACCACAAATGCTGCTGGCAAACAACTTTATTCAAAAAGCATGCTTGAAGGAGAGTTAGCCAAAGTCACAAACTGCTTTTGAAAGCATGCtacaaggaaaattaatttcagactAAGCTTTCAGAAAAAGTAAATGACTACAGCTTCCTTCCTGGACCCCCAGTAAAGACAAATTTGCATGTGGGAAAATTTTGAAGGGCAAATTTCACATAAATACACTTTCTAAACAATGTGTCTGAGTGAGAGATAACAATTACTACTGCATCAAACTTGGATCAGCATTGCACttataaaatatgtataatCATTAGATGTTGTCAAGAAACATTCAAGTGTCGATAGAGGTTCAGAAATCACTGTTAAAAAGTTAGTAGAAAAGTTCAATTGTTTTTGAAGTTAAGCTTAAGtttcaaatacaatacacaTGGCTAGCTATGCAGTTTACTCCAGTTCAGATAATATTGTATTAAAAACCACCAGTGGCTTTATAAAAGGGATATATGAGAAATACAAAACTAAATGACAAAACTACTGCGATATTCAAGCCAAGTGACGTCCAAGTCTAAGACAAACCGTATGTGAGCACCTTCATGCTAAACTTCACATTCCCATCTGCATGTCAGCAAAATTGTAGAAATTGTCTACATCTTGAGATGCTGATGCTCTGCTTTCTGATACAAAAACCTGTTTTGTTAAACAAGAAAATAGTTATACATCAGTAAAATCAGTCATGCTCATTTGGAACCAGTAAGGcttatttttagttttgcatTTCATGAGAGACACAACTCTGCTGGTTCCCACTGCGTGATAGAACAAATCCTAGTATTCTCTCAGCATTGATGCCTCCACCATTTGTTATTGTCACCCTTTCCTAGCACACATGCTGGCTGCATTAACTCTTGCCTTCAGGATCAGGAGCTTGGGGCTTCATTATTCAGGGGTCACAGCTTCAGTTAGTGTCTATTTAGATGTATTTTGATTGGTAAAGTCAACTCTCgccaggagagagggggaaaaataaatacacaaaatcCTTAGACTACTACTTTCCTTTAACAGAAAGGGAGAGTTTGTAAGAAAGACTTCCTTGTGCTACATTACTCTCAAAAAATCTTCATTGCTTCTCCAGCAGAtgactattttttaaaaagtaacttcaattactttttcatttttcaaaatttatgaATGTATGTGAAAGTCCAAGCTCCATCGACAAGATGACGGTTTTCCAGAAATTGGGCAGCCTAGTTCCAAGTAAGTCTTTTAAAAGGAACTGAAAGACAGCAAGGTGCTGCCTGGATGGCAGATGTCTAAAAGATATTCAAGTCTTCTTGGAACAACTGCCTGAAAGCAAAGGGTCTGTCACTCTCTTGTTATCAGGAGTGTTCTAAATGTTTCCATAAACTTTCTCAAAACCATCACCATTTAGAGAAAGGGAACAGCAAGGAAAGATGAGGTATGGTGTAAGGAAGCTAAAGTGAAAGAAgctgacagaagaaaaaagaacactGTCTTTGAAGGAAGGCATTCTGTGGTATCCTACATAGCAAAAGTAAACATGGAAAAAAGTTGAAATCCCATCATATTATCTTTGTCAGGGTTTAATAGACAGGCCACCACAGTTAAGTGACTAAATCCAGGACTTAAGTGGAACTTTTTTGTACTACAGTTATAGAACTTGATTTTGTGTTATGTGAAATAACAGTTCTAAGTGGAAATCTTGTATTCTTCAGTGGAAATGGGGATTCAGAACTTCCTTTCCTAGGACAATTTTCTTGTCAGCAAAAAGTAACTCATGTTTTGAgtacaaaaaaccaaaacaacaacaaaaggaTATTCCAATTTTACTACCCCTGAACTGAAAAAATTGTGTAGTATCTAAATACTCTCTCTTGACCATGAAATAGCTCAAACattctgtaatattttctttgaataaAGCAATACACCAGCCTACCTTGGTGCCACTAAAAACTTCATTTACGGTGCTTCGACATTGTTCCACAGCACCATCTCCATTGAATTCCAAAGCAACCACTGGACCTAGAAAATAGGTTCATCTGAAATCAATAATACTTTTAAGCTTGGCATTAAACAGTAGATTTCTCAGCCCATAGTCTCAACCCATAGGGAATTGTGAAGCTTGCaagaagcattttattttttttgcttgagCAGCCCCATAACAGAAGATAAAGAATTGAAAAGACTTAAACATGTTACAAAAAAAAGTACAGTGTTATCTGCAATTtcatgcctttttctttttttcagagatTTGGACAGGATTCCAGTTTTACTTCTTGAAAGGCAGCAATAGCACAAAAATGCTAAGGAGTCAAGGCATCATGGAAGTGAGTCAGACTACACTGCTCAAATAGTGAGCCATTTCACAGACATCTGGAGTGGGACTGAGTCATTCAAGCATTTTTGCTTCAGTCCCAAGATATGAATTGCCTGATTTTTAGACTGGTTCTCACCCACTATTTGCAGATCTGCTTTCTCTGGTTTCATTCTGAACATGGTGTTTCTTCCCACATGACTGCAATATTGCCCATAAGCTGGACTACCATCTTACAAATGCAATGACTTTTGTCCTATTCTTACAATGAGCATCACAGACCTCCCATGTCACCATGAAAAAATCTGCATGTTGCTACCCAGTTTTGGAGTGTGCTGTGAGCTTTTACATGTAACACATAACAAGATGTCAGTACttctgaaagaagaaacaaaacccaacttCAGTCATATCAATAAAAAAGGCATTTGAAACACTCAGACAGCACACCCAGttaaaaacacacacagttacaaataagaattttaaaCACTTATCTGCTTTATGTACACCTATATCGATTTGCTTAAATAATTTATGCAGAAACACTGAACAGCTCAGTGGTTGAGCAGCACTTGTGACAAGTCAGAAAATAGTCTAAaagcatgaatttttttttgatCTGCACTCCAGGCAGATCTGCATGTGCCACTGCTCCTGAACTATGCAGTTGGACCACTAGAGGGggagcagaaacaaaaaataaatgtgaaataacTCATTTCTGATGCCTTGAGGAGTTTGGCTGGTTTAGGGCCTCACTGAGGCTTCCAAAACTCATCTCAAAAGGTTTTACAGTATGGGCTTGAAATACAAATTTGTCCTTCattcctctttcttctccagAACTCTCAAGTGACAGATTTCTATatcaagaagagaaagaaaacacaaactcACCTTTTTCCAGCAGTGGAATGAATTCTGATGCACTCTGCTGGAAAACTCGGTGAGCATCCTCTGCCTTCATTAAAACTTCTTTAGTCTGTACCAGCTGAAAGCCTTTGCTAGTCATCTGTTAACAGAGGAAGAATTCATGTTAAAAATGCTTCTAAGACAGAGTTCAACTTGAGTATCCAGATTACACTGTAATAGACTCATTTTTCCCATACACATTAGGTCTCAGAGCAAATGgacccttttttctcttttcagagatcatttgctttttctacacttctgtttattttcattccatTCATCCAGATTTTCTCCTCTGCCCTAGTGCACCTAGAGGAATAAATgtgaatgtttttgttttatatattaGGTCCCAGGGTTATGTGTTTTTCCCCACAATCCCCCACAAGCAGAAACTAATGGGATTTAAAGGCATTCAGCATCTGGAAACAAGCAGTCAGTTCTCTTCAGTCTGCAATAGTTCAGTCAAGCATTAGCTGAAACTCTCATCTATCCACTGctaattttcagttttggaaCAAGAGCTAACAACATTTGAAAACACATATACACGTCCCACCCCCTCATTTTTACTCCAAATCTAATATGAAACTAAAAGCACGTGAGAAAGgagcaaatacatttttactTCCAAAACATCCATTAATCTGCAGAGCAGTTAGATTTCCACAGAAACTCACTAACTAGTCCTTTAACATCTTCTTAACTCTAACTTCTAAATAACTACTAACAGAGGAGAACACATCTATTACCCTCCTCCTGTAGCTACTCCTTCGTCAGAAAAGAAACCACCCATAAGTATCATTATCTCCTTTCACTCAAGTAACTCAGTAGCTCAGTCCCACAAAAGTCCAGCTGGGCAGTGGGGAGGCAAGGAGACACCCTACAGCTTTCTTTCCTTGCAGACAAAAACCCAAGGGAAAGAGCTCCACCAGATGTTTAGTTGATCATACAACACTGTGATCAGCAGCTTTTGCAGATACCACTCTCAGATGCTGTAGCCCATAGTTactggctctgctctgtgacATCCTTGGCACTTGAGGCTGGTGAAAgcagccagccactcccaggTTTTAGCCCCAGGAAAGTACAAACTCAGCCAAGATTGGAAGCTGCTGtctcacaggggaaaaaaaaatcaaaaaaagaaagaaaaattttaaaaagctatttAAGTCATTAAAGACAGCTGACCACCCTTGACAAACACCCACTGCCCCccctttcagaaaaaaagttcCAGCACTGGACAACATGGGGGATACattttaacactttttttttttttttcttttaagactCCCTGTTAGTACTGGAAAAACTTTCAGGACAGACTTTAGTTAGCTGAGACTTTCAGGACAATAAGCTAACAAGCTGATCAGTTACATCCCTTTCACAAGCATTATCAATCACTTACTCTATATTTGACCAAATTCATCAAATCAACTACATATTTTCTTCAGAGCATTGCTTTGCTGTGCCATGATGGAAAAGTACACCAGAACTGTTAGAAGATAGATGTGCCACCCACAGGATGCCAACTGTAAAGCAACTGACTGATGAAATGAGATTCAGTCTCTTACCTTGCTTTGAAGTTTTAAACAATGCAATTGATCAGTATGGTCAGTAGACAAACAGAGCCTCTATAGTCCCCCTTCAGGGAGAATCAGAGGCTGGCCACAGGAATGCTGAATTAGGAATTGAAAAGCCTGAATGAAGACAAATGTTGCTCACCTCATCAATTAACTTCCTGGCATTTGCAGTTGTGTAGTCACCAGCAAAAAACACGGCCAAACACGATTCATCGCTGtttttctgcctcctccctcGAGTTATGGGTATTATACTCTTTGTGGCATCAGTAGAAACCCTGacagctttcagctcctcagagctgggcagaggaacGTAATCTTGGACTGCAGCAGTTTCAGGCAAAAGGTCCCAGTTATTTTCTCCAGACACAGGGGTAAAGTCATGGATGTTGCTCCACGTGTTATTGAAGATACTCAGACCAGCATCTTTAAATTGTAAAGCAAGCTCAGGATAATAGTACTGGAAACATCCAAATTTCATTCCTGTGGAGGACTCGATAATGGGCTGGGTGGCACAGCATAAGAACACCTCCAGCTTCCTGCAGTCCCGCGTGCGGAACTGCTGGCAGGCAACCACACACTTACAGTCTTTGCAGTCACGGAAGAACACGCTGCCTTTTATTGGTCCTAAAAAGATTTGGCAATTTACACAGTCGTCAATTGTGATTGTAGCAGAATGGTCAAATATGTAGATTTGACAGTTCTCACAGTCCTGAATGACAAACTGTTGCCCTGCTACCTTTCCAGGCAGTCGACCCACAGTTTCATTTTTAAGTCCGGAAAAGGTGTACTCTTTGGGGTCAATCTgaaggaggaataaaaaaaaaaaaaagggttaaagTATTCAAATGCAGAGAATATTAAAATGCTAAATGCCCATTGATCTGCACTGATTGAAGTACCCCTGAATAGTACAGGATATACTGCCACAAGGGTCTTCAATGAGTGATGAAGGATCAGAAGCAACTCTTCCAGCTAAACTACTGGAATACACAGTATTGAGATACAATTAAGAACTGAAACTACACCTCTGAAGATCTccaaaggaataaagaaaagcaaCTCAGTTAGTCCTTTAATAAAGAAAGGGGCAAGGGGAGCTATTTTTAACTGTAGACTCTGAAATGTTTCAACAAGGATGATGGTTCTGTGTAGAGTAGGCATTATCTCGTGCTAACAATGACAAGACTTTTGTGCTAACAAAACACACAAGATTGTTTTAGCTATGTCCAAGAAGCAAAAGCTGGCAGTGGTGGTACAGGGGGCATGTTTGCAGATCACCTCCACACTCCAGCACCCCTCTGGCTGGGGCAGAACACTTGGGGGAGGCTGTGGCTTTCCCTGGCACTCTCCTTTAGAGAGCAGCAACTCACAAGCCACGCAGCACCTAGGATGGATGCGCTACAGTTGGAAAGCATGAAAAATACAGCCCATGCTGTGCTAAaaccaaaggaatctgagctGGCCCATTTCTACTTATAAGTCTCAAGCCATCCACAGTTCCTGGAGCAAATTCTACTCTGCCCTCTTGTGA
This window contains:
- the RP2 gene encoding protein XRP2 — protein: MGCFFSRRRKPAQGGQLPPQPPAGAGQDAATGEQKAPQYSWDLRAKIDPKEYTFSGLKNETVGRLPGKVAGQQFVIQDCENCQIYIFDHSATITIDDCVNCQIFLGPIKGSVFFRDCKDCKCVVACQQFRTRDCRKLEVFLCCATQPIIESSTGMKFGCFQYYYPELALQFKDAGLSIFNNTWSNIHDFTPVSGENNWDLLPETAAVQDYVPLPSSEELKAVRVSTDATKSIIPITRGRRQKNSDESCLAVFFAGDYTTANARKLIDEMTSKGFQLVQTKEVLMKAEDAHRVFQQSASEFIPLLEKGPVVALEFNGDGAVEQCRSTVNEVFSGTKVFVSESRASASQDVDNFYNFADMQMGM